The following proteins are co-located in the Fructilactobacillus carniphilus genome:
- the pcrA gene encoding DNA helicase PcrA: protein MARADLLQNMNEKQREAVEHVDGPLLIMAGAGSGKTRVLTHRIAYLIEEKHVLPWNILAITFTNKAAREMKDRVNQLLEVGGDDVWVSTFHALGVRILRRHIEKLGYNQAFSIAGTSEQKTLVKRILADLNLDPKKNDPRAILGAISNAKNDLETPADYRQKHDDGNPFHTVVADVYAEYQKRLHANDSVDFDDLIMLTIQLLEQFPDVLDYYQQKFRYIHVDEYQDTNEAQYRLVTMLADKYHNLCVVGDADQSIYGWRGANMNNILDFENDYPDAHVTLLEQNYRSTKTILKAANEVIQNNEERKDKNLWTENQQGEKITYYRAQSERDETQYVVAKIKEEMKQHHYKYSDFAVLYRTNAQSRVIEETFLKANVPYTMVGGHKFYERKEIMDILSYLTLAANPNDSLSFERVINVPKRGIGATSFQKLRDFAEENGWGFSEAAQNVALATNISTRARNAIEDFGVTMAQLHGEVADKSVTEITETLLEKTGYVASLRQENNLEAQARLENIEEFLTVTQDFDEKFDPDQSETGNRLVDFLADLALVSAQDDVDETAPQVTLMTLHAAKGLEFPVVFMVGMEENLFPLARAAENPDELEEERRLAYVGITRAQQKLYMTNAYARMLYGRQQNNPASRFMDEINTDLLENEMSQPTTPRGPRTPFDSDRYRRRTAAATQPTYQSRQPVAKPQGTGADRQSWQVGDQVTHKAWGTGTVVKVNGTGEDMELDIAFEAKGVKRLLAAFAPIQKVEQ, encoded by the coding sequence ATGGCGCGTGCAGACTTGCTACAGAACATGAATGAGAAACAACGAGAAGCCGTCGAACACGTCGATGGCCCGCTGTTAATCATGGCCGGAGCCGGCAGTGGGAAAACTCGTGTGTTGACCCACCGCATTGCCTATTTAATTGAAGAAAAACACGTTTTGCCCTGGAACATTTTGGCGATCACCTTCACGAATAAGGCGGCGCGCGAGATGAAAGACCGGGTTAACCAACTCTTAGAGGTTGGTGGCGACGACGTGTGGGTTTCGACCTTCCACGCGTTAGGGGTTCGAATCCTGCGCCGTCACATCGAAAAGTTAGGGTATAACCAAGCCTTTTCGATTGCCGGAACTAGTGAACAAAAGACGCTTGTAAAACGAATTTTAGCGGACCTTAACTTAGATCCGAAAAAGAACGATCCTAGAGCGATTCTGGGTGCGATTTCTAACGCCAAAAACGATTTGGAAACTCCAGCTGATTACCGCCAAAAGCACGATGACGGCAATCCGTTTCACACGGTGGTTGCGGACGTTTATGCGGAATATCAGAAACGTCTGCATGCCAATGACTCGGTCGACTTTGACGATTTAATCATGTTGACCATTCAATTGTTGGAACAATTTCCAGATGTTTTAGATTACTACCAACAAAAATTCCGCTACATTCACGTGGACGAATACCAGGATACGAACGAAGCCCAGTATCGGTTGGTAACGATGCTTGCCGATAAGTACCATAACCTCTGTGTGGTAGGGGACGCGGACCAGAGTATCTACGGTTGGCGGGGCGCCAACATGAACAACATTTTGGACTTTGAAAATGACTATCCAGATGCGCACGTGACCCTCTTAGAACAAAACTACCGGTCGACCAAAACGATTTTAAAGGCCGCCAATGAAGTAATCCAAAACAACGAGGAACGTAAGGATAAAAACCTGTGGACGGAAAACCAGCAGGGCGAAAAGATTACCTACTACCGGGCGCAAAGTGAACGGGATGAAACCCAGTACGTGGTGGCTAAGATTAAGGAAGAAATGAAGCAACACCACTACAAGTACAGTGATTTTGCCGTCCTCTACCGGACCAACGCCCAATCCCGGGTAATCGAAGAAACCTTCCTGAAAGCAAACGTTCCTTACACCATGGTCGGGGGTCACAAGTTCTACGAACGTAAAGAAATCATGGACATTCTGTCCTACCTGACCTTGGCTGCTAACCCAAACGATTCGCTCAGTTTTGAACGGGTGATTAACGTCCCAAAACGGGGAATTGGGGCCACCAGCTTCCAGAAACTTCGTGACTTTGCGGAGGAAAACGGCTGGGGATTCTCCGAAGCCGCCCAAAACGTGGCTTTGGCTACTAACATCTCTACTCGAGCTCGAAACGCGATTGAGGACTTCGGGGTCACGATGGCGCAATTGCACGGCGAAGTAGCCGACAAATCGGTCACAGAGATTACCGAAACGTTACTGGAAAAAACGGGATACGTGGCTAGCCTGCGTCAGGAAAACAACTTGGAAGCCCAGGCCCGCCTTGAAAACATCGAAGAATTTCTGACCGTGACCCAGGACTTTGACGAAAAATTTGATCCGGATCAGAGTGAAACGGGGAACCGGTTGGTGGACTTCTTAGCCGACCTGGCGCTGGTTTCTGCTCAGGATGACGTCGACGAAACGGCTCCGCAAGTAACCTTGATGACGTTACACGCTGCGAAGGGACTTGAATTTCCGGTCGTTTTTATGGTCGGAATGGAAGAAAATCTCTTCCCATTGGCTCGCGCTGCTGAGAATCCCGATGAATTAGAAGAAGAACGTCGCTTAGCGTACGTTGGAATTACGCGCGCCCAACAAAAGTTATACATGACGAACGCTTACGCCCGGATGTTATACGGTCGGCAACAAAATAACCCCGCGTCGCGCTTTATGGATGAAATTAATACCGATTTATTAGAAAATGAGATGAGCCAACCCACGACCCCACGGGGACCGCGGACGCCGTTTGATAGTGATCGTTACCGCCGGCGGACCGCCGCTGCCACCCAACCGACATATCAATCTCGGCAACCAGTGGCAAAACCACAGGGAACCGGAGCCGACCGGCAAAGTTGGCAAGTGGGGGATCAAGTGACCCACAAAGCCTGGGGCACCGGAACGGTCGTGAAGGTCAACGGGACTGGCGAAGACATGGAACTAGACATTGCGTTTGAGGCGAAGGGAGTCAAACGACTTCTGGCGGCCTTTGCGCCCATTCAAAAAGTAGAACAATAG
- a CDS encoding DUF2187 family protein — MIVPKKNDEQTATEKSPFEVGDEVAFQIKKQDFTGTIEKAYKNSFLIGFESSDPDIIDTYHNKTVINWQNLKMVKQGPRPKKEEESAEDDK, encoded by the coding sequence ATGATTGTGCCAAAGAAAAACGATGAACAAACCGCAACCGAAAAATCACCCTTTGAAGTCGGCGATGAAGTAGCCTTTCAAATTAAGAAACAAGACTTTACGGGAACGATTGAAAAAGCATACAAAAATTCTTTTCTAATTGGGTTTGAAAGCAGTGATCCAGACATCATTGATACCTACCACAACAAAACCGTGATTAACTGGCAAAACCTGAAAATGGTGAAGCAAGGTCCCCGGCCGAAAAAAGAAGAAGAGTCCGCTGAGGATGATAAATAG
- a CDS encoding glycoside hydrolase family 73 protein has protein sequence MTKKRRRPRRKRKTTKKKRPQSNNFSGFILIIVIVTLLAGTIWGINYITQPRYSQSNVSQQHQKFINQILPASLRAQREYKILPSITIAQAILESNWGQSQLSAQYHNLFGVKATANQPSVELSTTEFTNGKAENVTGRFRVYASWDESIEAHAKLLANGTDWNNLQYQDVVRADNYKDAARALSTGGYATDPAYADKVIAIIEKYHLNQYDHQEGQR, from the coding sequence GTGACAAAAAAGCGACGACGGCCCCGCCGGAAACGAAAAACAACGAAGAAGAAACGACCTCAGTCCAATAATTTTAGCGGTTTTATTCTCATTATTGTGATTGTCACTTTGTTAGCCGGTACCATCTGGGGGATTAATTACATCACTCAACCTCGTTATTCCCAGTCAAACGTCAGCCAACAGCACCAAAAGTTTATCAATCAAATTTTACCGGCTTCGTTACGCGCTCAGCGGGAATATAAAATTCTGCCCAGCATCACGATTGCCCAAGCGATTTTGGAATCGAACTGGGGGCAAAGTCAATTGTCTGCCCAGTACCACAATCTGTTTGGTGTGAAAGCCACTGCCAACCAACCTAGTGTAGAATTAAGTACCACGGAGTTTACCAACGGCAAGGCGGAAAACGTGACGGGTCGCTTCCGAGTTTACGCTAGCTGGGACGAGTCGATTGAAGCACACGCCAAACTACTGGCAAACGGAACAGATTGGAATAACCTGCAGTATCAGGACGTCGTTCGGGCCGACAACTATAAGGATGCCGCTCGAGCCCTAAGCACAGGTGGTTATGCGACCGATCCCGCCTACGCTGACAAAGTCATTGCCATCATTGAAAAGTATCACCTTAATCAATACGATCACCAGGAGGGCCAGCGATAA
- a CDS encoding ATP-grasp domain-containing protein, with product MKPLNPGMTLGIIGKGYQLQQLADTARRTELKVLLYPTSTSEHPHSLTDADFLHSFAEQSDVTTAITESVPLVSLETIATGSEFPQGTELTEISQDRALEQAFFQSLNLNGVPFSTVINTSDVEQGIDTLGLPARIIPISKRSANQQPLDLKTKDDVAKFISLAGRGSYLFVPDLPVKHHLVASATKSVQGKIESFPLVQINQQGRSFTSLTEDTKLISPEVQTEIEKTMQKIGEALHVVGNFAVSLLVTTTDILYVQGLLPALDLPVNVLQRGLNTTPADQHLRAIRGLPLTPIHQFQSERWLSLTKPQLEAALEAQRQHPDWDFDFSYRDDHPEILGDVWIPVDEPALTNERIQRARLLPHEE from the coding sequence ATGAAACCATTAAATCCAGGAATGACATTGGGAATCATCGGAAAAGGATACCAACTGCAGCAACTCGCGGATACTGCTCGTCGGACGGAGTTAAAAGTTTTATTGTATCCCACTTCGACGTCTGAACATCCGCATTCCTTAACTGATGCGGATTTCTTACACTCCTTTGCCGAGCAAAGTGACGTGACGACCGCCATTACGGAGTCGGTTCCGTTGGTATCGTTGGAAACCATCGCAACCGGATCGGAATTTCCGCAGGGAACGGAACTGACCGAAATCAGCCAAGACCGGGCGTTAGAACAAGCCTTTTTTCAATCCCTGAATTTAAACGGGGTGCCGTTTAGTACGGTGATTAACACAAGCGACGTGGAACAAGGAATTGACACGTTAGGCTTACCAGCCCGGATTATTCCAATTTCAAAGCGGAGCGCCAACCAGCAACCGTTGGATCTGAAGACGAAGGACGACGTGGCCAAGTTTATCTCCCTTGCCGGACGCGGGAGCTATTTATTTGTTCCCGACTTGCCGGTTAAACACCATTTGGTTGCCAGCGCCACGAAGAGTGTCCAAGGGAAGATTGAATCGTTTCCGCTGGTTCAAATCAACCAGCAGGGACGCTCGTTTACCAGCCTCACTGAGGACACCAAGTTAATCTCACCAGAGGTTCAAACGGAAATCGAAAAAACGATGCAAAAGATTGGAGAAGCACTGCACGTGGTGGGTAACTTTGCGGTATCACTGTTAGTGACCACCACCGATATCTTGTACGTTCAGGGATTATTACCCGCGCTGGACCTACCAGTGAACGTCTTGCAACGGGGTCTTAACACCACACCAGCGGATCAACACTTACGGGCCATTCGTGGCTTACCACTAACGCCCATCCACCAGTTCCAATCCGAACGGTGGCTGAGCTTGACTAAGCCGCAACTAGAAGCAGCGCTCGAAGCGCAACGGCAACATCCGGATTGGGATTTTGACTTTAGCTATCGAGACGATCATCCAGAAATCCTCGGCGACGTCTGGATTCCCGTCGATGAGCCGGCGTTGACCAACGAACGGATTCAACGAGCCCGGTTACTACCGCATGAAGAATAA
- a CDS encoding homoserine dehydrogenase yields MQIALLGYGTIGHGVVKIIESQATKQLRRLHVSQIWVRPEKVDQNPLFTADYQEILANDKIDTIIEVLGGLDPAYAMINDALEHHKNVVTANKAVVARHLTEFTTLARQNHVKFYFESSVGGGIPWIINLERALRIDQIDSIHGIFNGTSNFILDEMMETGAPFDVVLAEAQRRGYAEADPSADLDGDDIENKLCISASLAYDTEIKPNDNLLKFGIRNITAADVSFFKKHHWVVKLIGRSFRRDNRYNFVIEPTLYAPGEIEAGVHQNYNYVGLRGTTIGKLSFNGQGAGELPTAHALIQDLLDLELHMEHLNRNFQQELELDNNSKLLDYVIRSEQDVASLLPDYEVKKEEHDYWIVKQISAEAAHELIQQLEQTEKPLLAAISQQRS; encoded by the coding sequence ATGCAAATTGCGTTACTAGGATACGGAACGATTGGTCATGGAGTGGTGAAAATCATCGAGTCCCAGGCCACAAAACAATTACGCCGTTTGCACGTTAGTCAGATCTGGGTGCGTCCCGAGAAGGTGGATCAGAATCCCCTTTTTACGGCTGATTATCAAGAAATTCTTGCAAATGACAAGATTGATACAATCATCGAAGTGTTGGGCGGATTAGATCCCGCTTATGCCATGATTAATGATGCGTTGGAACACCATAAAAACGTGGTAACCGCCAACAAGGCCGTGGTGGCCCGCCACCTCACTGAATTTACGACGCTGGCACGGCAAAACCACGTGAAGTTTTACTTTGAATCCAGCGTGGGTGGAGGCATTCCCTGGATTATCAATCTCGAACGGGCGTTGCGCATTGACCAGATTGATTCCATTCATGGAATTTTCAACGGAACTAGCAACTTCATCCTGGACGAAATGATGGAAACCGGAGCCCCCTTCGATGTAGTGCTGGCGGAAGCCCAACGACGTGGTTATGCCGAAGCGGATCCGAGTGCTGATCTCGATGGTGATGACATTGAAAATAAACTCTGCATTAGTGCCTCGCTTGCCTATGATACGGAGATTAAACCGAACGATAACTTGTTGAAGTTCGGAATCCGAAATATCACTGCGGCAGACGTCAGCTTCTTTAAAAAACATCACTGGGTCGTAAAATTAATTGGACGTAGTTTCCGGCGTGATAATCGCTACAACTTTGTGATTGAGCCCACGCTGTACGCTCCCGGTGAAATTGAAGCCGGTGTGCACCAGAATTACAACTACGTTGGGTTACGGGGAACCACGATTGGTAAACTGAGTTTCAACGGCCAGGGAGCCGGGGAACTCCCCACTGCGCACGCTTTAATTCAAGATCTCTTGGATTTAGAGCTACACATGGAGCACCTAAATCGTAATTTCCAGCAAGAACTGGAACTGGATAACAACTCCAAGTTACTGGATTACGTGATTCGCAGTGAACAAGATGTTGCGAGTCTCCTACCCGATTATGAAGTAAAGAAAGAAGAACACGATTACTGGATTGTGAAGCAGATTTCTGCGGAAGCTGCTCATGAATTGATTCAGCAACTGGAACAAACAGAAAAACCGTTGCTGGCTGCGATTAGCCAACAACGGTCATAG
- a CDS encoding SPFH domain-containing protein produces the protein MLGIKVVQQNNVGLVTFLGKYARQFESGLHFYIPFFERVKTVSLQSQPLALPVQTGITRDNASISIQVTLNYRITNAERYTFGNSNSIQSMAYQVSGTLRDIIGSMDLDDVLNSTDKINTKLMQNIGDLTNTYGIMIERVQIGDLTPSKGVSEAMENQITASKNKQATISEAQGNAEQIRLNTEAKNAAKIATAKADKQQTEIHADAAAYATKVQAEADQYRIEQLQAALANIDQKYLNAQSIDALKVAGEQGNLIIVPNDSNADYGQLATFSKLLHKQDQ, from the coding sequence ATGCTGGGAATTAAAGTTGTACAACAAAATAACGTCGGACTGGTAACTTTCTTGGGAAAGTACGCTCGTCAATTTGAAAGTGGACTGCACTTCTACATTCCGTTTTTTGAACGGGTGAAAACGGTTAGTCTCCAGTCGCAACCGCTGGCACTTCCCGTGCAAACCGGAATTACCCGTGATAACGCCAGCATCAGCATCCAAGTGACGTTGAACTACCGGATTACCAACGCAGAGCGCTACACCTTTGGCAACAGTAACTCGATTCAATCGATGGCTTACCAAGTTAGTGGAACGTTGCGGGACATCATCGGGAGCATGGACCTCGATGACGTTCTGAATTCGACTGACAAAATTAATACCAAGTTGATGCAAAATATCGGCGACCTCACCAACACCTACGGAATCATGATTGAACGGGTGCAAATTGGCGACCTGACTCCTTCCAAAGGAGTGAGTGAAGCGATGGAAAATCAAATCACAGCTTCGAAGAACAAGCAAGCCACGATTTCAGAGGCACAAGGGAACGCCGAACAGATTCGTTTGAACACCGAAGCTAAGAATGCGGCCAAGATTGCGACTGCCAAAGCCGACAAGCAACAGACGGAGATTCACGCGGATGCCGCCGCTTACGCTACTAAGGTACAAGCAGAAGCCGACCAGTATCGGATTGAACAACTGCAAGCTGCTTTGGCTAACATTGATCAAAAATATCTAAACGCACAGTCAATTGACGCATTGAAGGTGGCCGGAGAACAGGGGAACCTGATTATTGTTCCGAACGATAGCAACGCTGACTACGGACAACTTGCCACTTTTAGCAAGCTGCTACACAAACAAGACCAATAA
- the thrB gene encoding homoserine kinase — translation MIKVTVPATSANLGVGYDCLGLAFDLRATFQFQPASKLTITGCPEQFQNENNLVYRAFQAGCEALGDPVPPLAIKIDSPIPVSRGLGSSATCIVAGLAAAGEWFQTPFTQNELVQLATDFEGHPDNVTPAIYGGLCAGVQTDEGISVLSYPVADDLDFLAIVPDFTVSTDEARALLPNSVSYATATHQISHSLLLVRALMTGNLFDLRLALDDRLHEPYRKKLIANYDVVAEACDYFESSLYISGSGSTLIAITDDTPTRGMLRQKLMKQLPDWKIFPFAVDTAGIQVERE, via the coding sequence ATGATTAAAGTGACGGTTCCAGCTACGAGCGCCAATCTGGGCGTGGGTTACGATTGTTTGGGTCTTGCCTTCGATTTGCGGGCGACGTTTCAATTTCAACCAGCATCAAAATTAACCATTACCGGTTGTCCCGAGCAATTTCAAAATGAAAACAATCTTGTTTATCGAGCGTTTCAAGCGGGTTGTGAAGCGTTAGGGGATCCGGTTCCACCGTTAGCGATTAAGATTGACAGTCCGATTCCTGTTTCCCGGGGACTCGGTAGTTCCGCTACTTGCATCGTCGCAGGACTAGCCGCTGCTGGAGAGTGGTTTCAAACCCCGTTTACGCAGAACGAATTGGTGCAATTGGCCACGGACTTTGAGGGCCATCCTGATAACGTGACTCCCGCGATTTACGGCGGTTTGTGTGCCGGGGTACAAACGGATGAAGGAATCTCCGTGCTTTCCTATCCCGTAGCTGATGACCTGGATTTTCTGGCCATCGTGCCTGATTTTACAGTATCTACAGATGAGGCGCGGGCGTTGTTGCCGAATTCGGTGAGCTATGCCACTGCGACGCATCAGATTAGTCATAGCTTGTTACTGGTGCGCGCGTTGATGACGGGGAACTTATTTGACTTACGCTTGGCCCTTGACGACCGTCTACATGAGCCATATCGCAAAAAATTGATTGCTAACTACGATGTGGTGGCGGAAGCGTGTGATTATTTTGAAAGCAGCCTGTATATTAGTGGAAGCGGTTCGACGTTAATCGCAATTACGGATGACACACCGACTCGCGGAATGTTACGGCAAAAGTTGATGAAGCAACTACCGGATTGGAAGATCTTCCCATTCGCGGTAGACACAGCTGGCATTCAAGTAGAACGTGAGTAA
- the ligA gene encoding NAD-dependent DNA ligase LigA: protein MQELDLNQLTEAEAAQRAAALRPQLLQWGKEYYENDQPSVPDAEYDQAYNQLVQLETAFPAIVTPDSPTQRVGGQVDSEFTKVPHPIPMLSLGDVFSADELNEFVVRLQKDYPAVQEFNCELKIDGLSISLRYEQGRLVQGSTRGNGLIGEDITANVKTIASIPQRLSRPIDIEVRGECYMGKDAFLKLNERRELEGKATFANPRNAAAGSLRQLDPKVTAARHLSTFMYNVADYDDLEATTQSGLLAELKDLGFSVDPDYQVAHTLDEINAYIGKYQAQRDQLSYGIDGIVIKTNSLALQTEIGHTVKVPKWAIAYKFPPEEAHVKVDAIEWTIGRTGVVTPTAVFAPVKLAGTTVSRATLHNPDYIEKKDIRIGDTVVVYKAGDIIPEVEHYLPQERPADAQPYVIPTTCPSCGAELVHLDDEVALRCINPQCPAQLAEQVTHFASRNAMDIEGLGPKIVQQLFAKHLIKDVASLYHLQFDDLVTLDKFGEKSAQNLLQAIDQSRANSLERLLFGLGIRHVGGKAALLLAQHFGSLEQLRAATAEEIEAIDSIGGTIADSLVTYFAEANSQELLQELADAGVNFEYRGQAPVTQSDSFFFGKKVVLTGKLQEMTQGEAQAFIEAQGGTVTSSVSKKTDLVIAGEAAGSKLTKAQSLGVPVWDEQRFSAAMAEQ, encoded by the coding sequence GTGCAGGAACTTGATTTAAATCAGCTAACTGAAGCCGAAGCAGCACAACGGGCGGCAGCATTGCGCCCCCAGTTGTTGCAGTGGGGCAAAGAATACTACGAAAATGACCAGCCGTCGGTGCCCGATGCGGAGTATGATCAGGCCTACAACCAATTGGTGCAACTCGAAACGGCTTTTCCAGCAATTGTGACGCCGGATTCGCCTACGCAACGAGTCGGGGGACAGGTTGATAGTGAATTTACCAAAGTTCCGCACCCGATTCCGATGCTATCTTTAGGGGACGTCTTTTCTGCGGATGAACTAAACGAATTCGTGGTGCGCCTGCAAAAAGATTACCCAGCGGTCCAGGAATTTAATTGCGAATTAAAGATTGACGGGCTTTCCATCTCACTGCGGTACGAACAGGGTCGGTTGGTCCAGGGATCAACGCGGGGAAACGGATTGATTGGAGAAGACATCACGGCGAACGTCAAAACGATTGCCTCGATTCCGCAACGGCTGAGTCGGCCAATTGACATTGAGGTGCGGGGCGAGTGTTACATGGGCAAAGATGCCTTCTTGAAACTCAACGAGCGCCGCGAACTCGAGGGCAAGGCGACCTTTGCCAATCCACGAAACGCTGCGGCGGGCAGTCTGCGGCAGTTAGATCCCAAGGTCACCGCCGCCCGGCACCTGAGTACCTTCATGTACAACGTCGCGGACTACGATGATTTAGAGGCCACCACCCAGAGTGGATTGCTGGCGGAACTCAAAGATCTTGGTTTTAGCGTTGACCCGGACTATCAGGTTGCCCACACGCTGGACGAAATCAATGCTTACATTGGAAAGTACCAGGCGCAGCGAGATCAGTTGAGTTATGGGATTGACGGCATCGTAATTAAGACCAACTCGCTGGCGTTGCAAACGGAAATTGGTCACACCGTAAAGGTGCCCAAGTGGGCGATTGCCTACAAGTTTCCTCCAGAAGAAGCTCACGTTAAGGTTGATGCAATTGAATGGACGATTGGGCGGACCGGGGTGGTGACTCCCACGGCGGTCTTTGCCCCGGTGAAGTTAGCCGGAACCACGGTGTCCCGGGCCACGCTCCACAATCCTGATTACATCGAAAAAAAGGATATTCGAATCGGTGATACCGTGGTTGTTTACAAGGCCGGGGACATCATTCCCGAGGTGGAGCACTATCTACCTCAAGAACGGCCGGCGGATGCACAACCGTACGTGATTCCGACTACTTGTCCTTCGTGTGGAGCCGAGCTAGTTCACCTAGATGATGAAGTGGCGCTGCGGTGCATTAATCCACAGTGTCCGGCGCAACTAGCCGAACAGGTGACCCACTTTGCCTCGCGCAACGCGATGGACATCGAAGGCCTCGGTCCTAAAATTGTGCAACAGCTCTTTGCTAAGCACTTGATTAAGGACGTGGCTAGCTTGTATCACCTGCAATTTGACGATTTGGTTACGCTTGACAAGTTTGGAGAAAAATCCGCTCAGAACTTGTTACAGGCCATTGATCAGAGTCGAGCGAACTCGTTAGAACGTTTGCTGTTTGGACTGGGGATTCGACATGTCGGTGGCAAGGCGGCTTTATTGCTAGCCCAGCACTTTGGATCGTTAGAACAGCTCCGAGCGGCGACCGCTGAAGAAATTGAAGCAATTGACTCCATCGGAGGCACGATTGCTGACAGCCTGGTGACTTACTTTGCCGAAGCCAACAGTCAGGAACTCTTGCAGGAATTAGCGGATGCCGGCGTGAACTTTGAATACCGAGGTCAGGCGCCGGTCACCCAGAGCGACAGCTTCTTCTTTGGCAAGAAAGTTGTGCTCACCGGCAAGCTGCAGGAGATGACGCAGGGAGAAGCCCAAGCTTTCATTGAAGCGCAGGGGGGCACCGTTACCAGTAGCGTCTCGAAAAAAACAGACTTAGTCATTGCCGGAGAAGCCGCCGGCAGTAAGTTAACCAAAGCGCAGTCGTTAGGCGTGCCCGTCTGGGACGAACAACGATTTAGCGCCGCCATGGCTGAACAATAA
- the thrC gene encoding threonine synthase has translation MFIIEKQGTEENLVTSLYQSTRDDQLHVSSKQAIVTGFAADQGLFVLPDLGANPFPLEQLAGMDYQTIAQAVLERLLPDFSQAEIKAAIAAAYDHSFSDPKITPLQAVGDFQVLELFHGPTAAFKDVGLQLLPQLMQRAVATNEQVMVLAATSGDTGTAALNGFRNQARMGVSVFYPDGGVSPVQQRQMLTTTGKNTRVAAIEGNFDDAQRNVKRIFNDAKVHEQLTAGTRLSSANSINIGRLIPQVVYYFSAYQQLLEQGKIKLGDQINFTVPTGNFGDVLAGFYAKQLGLPIKKLVIACNQNNVLADFWQTGTYDRNRPFYQTLAPSMDIQVSSNLERLLYYESDGDTQLVGQLMNDLDHQGKYQVPATLLEKLRHDFASGFTTDAEIEATIRQVFVDDHYLMDPHTATGYHVMRQYQQSDPDTPMVLLSTASPYKFVDAVADAVLGQHAADAQATTQQIADYTNVPVPPALQKLWDLTPVQAPQLQPAEMTAWVVRETNEVFKHD, from the coding sequence ATGTTCATAATTGAAAAACAAGGAACGGAGGAAAATTTAGTGACTTCTTTGTATCAGAGTACCCGAGATGACCAACTGCACGTGAGTTCCAAACAGGCAATTGTGACTGGTTTTGCCGCAGACCAGGGCTTATTTGTACTCCCTGATTTAGGTGCCAATCCTTTTCCGTTGGAGCAGTTAGCCGGGATGGATTATCAAACGATTGCACAGGCGGTGTTAGAACGGTTGTTGCCGGATTTTTCCCAGGCGGAAATTAAGGCAGCAATCGCAGCTGCATATGACCACAGTTTTAGCGATCCTAAAATTACCCCCTTGCAAGCCGTCGGCGACTTCCAGGTGTTAGAACTATTTCACGGTCCGACCGCCGCCTTTAAGGACGTGGGGTTACAATTACTGCCCCAGTTGATGCAACGAGCGGTGGCAACAAACGAACAAGTCATGGTATTGGCCGCCACCAGTGGTGATACCGGGACTGCCGCTTTGAACGGGTTTCGCAACCAAGCTCGGATGGGAGTTTCCGTTTTCTATCCAGATGGCGGGGTCAGCCCCGTGCAGCAACGGCAAATGTTAACCACGACGGGCAAGAATACCCGAGTGGCTGCCATCGAAGGGAACTTTGATGATGCGCAGCGCAACGTGAAACGGATTTTTAATGATGCAAAAGTACATGAGCAATTGACAGCGGGAACGCGTTTATCCAGCGCCAATTCCATTAACATTGGGCGTCTGATTCCACAGGTGGTCTACTACTTTAGTGCTTACCAACAGTTACTGGAGCAGGGGAAAATCAAATTGGGTGATCAGATTAACTTCACGGTGCCGACCGGAAACTTTGGCGATGTGTTAGCCGGTTTTTATGCTAAGCAACTTGGCTTACCGATTAAGAAACTGGTAATTGCCTGCAACCAAAATAACGTGTTGGCGGACTTTTGGCAGACGGGGACTTATGACCGGAACCGACCGTTTTACCAAACGCTGGCGCCCAGCATGGATATCCAGGTCTCCAGTAACTTAGAACGACTGTTGTATTACGAAAGTGATGGCGATACGCAGTTAGTCGGTCAATTGATGAACGACTTGGATCATCAGGGGAAGTACCAAGTCCCGGCTACATTATTGGAAAAATTACGCCATGACTTTGCCAGTGGGTTTACGACCGATGCAGAAATTGAAGCCACGATTCGGCAGGTGTTTGTGGACGACCATTACCTCATGGATCCCCACACCGCCACGGGGTACCACGTGATGCGCCAGTATCAACAATCCGATCCAGACACGCCGATGGTTCTGTTGAGTACGGCGAGTCCGTACAAGTTTGTGGACGCGGTGGCGGATGCGGTGCTGGGTCAGCATGCGGCGGATGCACAAGCTACGACGCAGCAAATAGCTGATTATACCAATGTGCCAGTTCCACCAGCCTTACAAAAACTGTGGGATTTAACTCCGGTTCAGGCTCCGCAGTTACAACCAGCTGAGATGACCGCGTGGGTCGTACGGGAAACGAACGAGGTGTTTAAGCATGATTAA